A single region of the Salarchaeum japonicum genome encodes:
- a CDS encoding competence/damage-inducible protein A — MEVALLTVGDELLAGETENTNASWLSRRLTERGATVTRVLVVPDDHDTIASYTREWRERFDAVLVTGGLGGTPDDVTMDAVADAVGRDVVVSDDAKSRVVETAEQFADDNPELVDAYDLDLDFDAWASVPEGARVVPNDAGLAPGAVVESVYVLPGVPAEMKAVFERMAADFGGDVVSETVYTPAPEGALTGRLEDLRDGFDVTVGSYPATDDPNRIKVTGTDSGEVERAAQWVRENVETVDE, encoded by the coding sequence ATGGAAGTCGCGTTACTCACGGTCGGGGACGAACTCCTCGCGGGGGAGACGGAGAACACGAACGCGTCCTGGCTCTCGCGACGGCTCACGGAGCGCGGCGCGACCGTCACGCGCGTGCTCGTCGTCCCGGACGACCACGACACCATCGCGTCATACACGCGGGAGTGGCGCGAGCGGTTCGACGCCGTGCTCGTCACGGGCGGCCTCGGCGGGACGCCGGACGACGTGACGATGGACGCGGTCGCGGACGCCGTCGGCCGCGATGTCGTGGTGAGCGACGACGCAAAGTCACGGGTGGTCGAGACGGCGGAGCAGTTCGCGGACGACAACCCCGAGCTGGTGGACGCGTACGACCTCGACCTCGATTTCGACGCGTGGGCGAGCGTGCCCGAGGGCGCGCGCGTCGTCCCGAACGACGCCGGCCTCGCCCCCGGCGCGGTCGTCGAGTCCGTGTACGTCCTCCCGGGCGTTCCCGCGGAGATGAAAGCCGTCTTCGAGCGGATGGCCGCGGATTTCGGCGGCGATGTCGTCTCGGAAACCGTCTACACGCCCGCCCCCGAGGGCGCGCTCACCGGCCGACTCGAAGACCTGCGCGACGGGTTCGACGTGACCGTGGGCAGTTATCCCGCGACCGACGACCCGAACCGCATCAAAGTCACCGGCACAGATAGTGGAGAGGTCGAGCGCGCCGCTCAGTGGGTGCGCGAGAACGTCGAGACC
- a CDS encoding pyridoxal phosphate-dependent aminotransferase produces the protein MTEFSERVESISISGIREVFEAASEDAINLGIGQPDFPTPQHARDAAVDAIQAGKTDGYTSNYGIPELREAIREKHARDNDVSVPENGVVATAGGSEALHLALEAHVDAGEEVLFPDPGFVAYDALTKLAGGEPVPLPLRDDLTLDPATVEEHITEDTAAFVVNSPGNPTGAVSPPEDMREFARIADEHDVLCISDEVYEHIVFDGEHRSPLEFAESDNVVVVNACSKTYSMTGWRLGWVAGSERRVDRMVRVHQYVQACASAPAQYAAEAALSGPQAPVDEMVAAFEERRNVLLDGLEDMGLDVPTPSGAFYAFPEVPEGWVDAVMDEGVVAVPGDAFGERGEGYARLSYANGVENIKKAVERMRRATDRVR, from the coding sequence ATGACGGAGTTCTCCGAGCGCGTGGAGTCGATATCCATCAGCGGCATCCGGGAAGTGTTCGAGGCGGCGAGCGAGGACGCCATCAACCTCGGCATCGGCCAGCCGGACTTCCCGACGCCCCAGCACGCGCGGGACGCCGCGGTGGACGCGATTCAGGCCGGGAAGACGGACGGCTACACGTCGAACTACGGGATTCCCGAACTCCGGGAGGCGATTCGGGAGAAACACGCCCGGGACAACGACGTCTCGGTGCCCGAGAACGGCGTCGTCGCCACCGCCGGCGGGAGCGAGGCGCTCCACCTCGCGCTGGAAGCGCACGTCGATGCGGGCGAGGAAGTGCTGTTCCCCGACCCCGGGTTCGTCGCGTACGACGCGCTCACGAAACTCGCGGGCGGCGAGCCGGTGCCGCTCCCCCTGCGTGACGACCTCACGCTCGACCCCGCGACCGTCGAGGAGCACATCACCGAGGACACGGCGGCGTTCGTCGTGAACAGCCCCGGCAACCCCACGGGGGCCGTGTCGCCGCCCGAGGATATGCGGGAGTTCGCGCGTATCGCGGACGAACACGACGTGCTCTGCATCAGCGACGAAGTGTACGAACACATCGTGTTCGACGGCGAGCACCGCAGCCCCCTCGAATTCGCGGAGTCCGACAACGTCGTCGTGGTGAACGCGTGCTCGAAGACGTACTCGATGACTGGCTGGCGGCTCGGCTGGGTCGCGGGGAGCGAGCGGCGCGTCGACCGCATGGTGCGCGTCCACCAGTACGTGCAGGCGTGCGCGAGCGCGCCGGCCCAGTACGCCGCGGAAGCCGCGCTCTCCGGCCCGCAGGCTCCCGTTGACGAGATGGTGGCGGCGTTCGAGGAGCGCCGGAACGTCCTGCTCGACGGCCTCGAAGACATGGGACTCGACGTGCCGACGCCGTCCGGCGCGTTCTACGCGTTCCCCGAGGTGCCGGAGGGCTGGGTGGACGCCGTGATGGACGAGGGCGTCGTCGCCGTCCCCGGTGACGCATTCGGGGAGCGCGGCGAGGGGTACGCGCGGCTCTCGTACGCGAACGGCGTGGAGAACATCAAGAAGGCCGTCGAGCGGATGCGGCGCGCGACCGACCGCGTGCGATAA
- a CDS encoding proteasome assembly chaperone family protein has product MARVREKTDVSLDDPMLVEGLPGVGLVGKIATDLLVDQFDMEYVASIDADGIPRVAIYDEGNRGIEPPVRIYADEERDLLALQSDVPVSRTAAVDFADSVTNWLTDVDATPLYLSGLPIEDQTPDEIPDIYGVATGNAATLLDENDIPTPPERGVVGGPTGALLNRAGETHLDAVGLVVESDPQFPDPAAANQLLTNGIEPITGVDVNTDELVDRAEEIREQKEKLAQRMQQASEEESSQAQPMRMFQ; this is encoded by the coding sequence ATGGCCCGAGTTCGCGAGAAGACGGACGTATCCCTCGACGACCCGATGCTCGTGGAAGGACTGCCCGGCGTCGGACTGGTCGGGAAAATCGCGACCGACCTCCTCGTCGACCAGTTCGACATGGAGTACGTCGCCAGCATCGACGCCGACGGCATCCCCCGCGTCGCCATCTACGACGAAGGCAACCGCGGCATCGAACCACCCGTCCGCATCTACGCCGACGAGGAACGCGACCTCCTCGCCCTCCAGAGCGACGTTCCCGTCTCCCGCACCGCCGCCGTCGACTTCGCCGACAGCGTCACCAACTGGCTCACCGACGTGGACGCCACCCCCCTCTACCTCAGCGGTCTCCCCATCGAAGACCAGACGCCCGACGAAATCCCCGACATCTACGGCGTCGCCACCGGGAACGCCGCCACCCTCCTCGACGAGAACGACATCCCCACCCCGCCCGAACGCGGCGTCGTCGGCGGCCCCACCGGCGCACTCCTCAACCGCGCCGGCGAAACCCACCTCGACGCCGTCGGCCTCGTCGTGGAGAGCGACCCCCAGTTCCCCGACCCCGCCGCCGCCAACCAACTCCTCACCAACGGCATCGAACCCATCACCGGCGTCGATGTCAACACCGACGAACTCGTCGACCGCGCCGAAGAAATCCGCGAACAGAAAGAGAAACTCGCCCAGCGCATGCAACAGGCGTCCGAGGAAGAATCCAGTCAGGCCCAGCCGATGCGGATGTTCCAATGA
- a CDS encoding RsmB/NOP family class I SAM-dependent RNA methyltransferase codes for MEAMRRYESIIDDFEAFLDACERPLPTVVRVNTITGSVERAVAAFEDEGVAVSRREWSDRVLEVDTEKPGNTWPYVHGWVHGQEEVSAIPARVLDPQPGEAVWDTCAAPGSKATQLADLMDDTGLLVANDDNLGRLSALRGNADRLGVTCAAVTNADARRFDPSVVDVDAFDRVLVDAPCTCEGTIRKNLDALDEASPGASRNLARLQADILRRAVELTRDGGTVVYSTCTFAPEENEAVVDEILGEFDALSVEPYDIALDHDDGLTEWNGESYDESLANAKRFYPHQNDTGGFFAAKLTL; via the coding sequence ATGGAGGCTATGCGGCGGTACGAGTCGATTATCGACGACTTCGAGGCGTTCCTCGACGCGTGCGAGCGCCCGCTCCCGACGGTGGTTCGCGTGAACACGATTACGGGGAGCGTGGAGCGCGCGGTGGCGGCGTTCGAGGACGAGGGCGTGGCGGTGTCGCGCCGCGAGTGGAGCGACCGCGTGCTCGAAGTCGATACGGAGAAACCGGGGAACACGTGGCCGTACGTCCACGGCTGGGTGCACGGCCAGGAGGAGGTGTCGGCGATTCCGGCGCGCGTCCTCGACCCCCAGCCGGGCGAGGCGGTCTGGGACACCTGTGCGGCTCCGGGAAGCAAGGCGACCCAGCTCGCCGACCTGATGGACGACACGGGACTCCTGGTGGCGAACGACGACAACCTCGGGCGGCTGTCGGCGCTCCGCGGGAACGCCGACCGTCTCGGCGTGACGTGCGCGGCGGTGACGAACGCTGACGCGCGCCGGTTCGACCCGTCCGTGGTGGACGTGGACGCGTTCGACCGCGTGCTCGTGGACGCGCCCTGCACGTGCGAGGGGACGATTCGGAAGAACCTCGACGCGCTGGACGAGGCGAGTCCGGGCGCGAGCCGGAACCTCGCTCGACTTCAAGCGGACATCCTGCGGCGCGCCGTCGAACTCACGCGCGACGGCGGCACCGTCGTCTACTCGACGTGCACGTTCGCGCCCGAGGAGAACGAGGCCGTCGTGGACGAGATTCTAGGCGAGTTCGACGCGCTCTCGGTGGAGCCGTACGACATCGCGCTCGACCACGACGACGGCCTCACCGAGTGGAACGGAGAATCGTACGACGAGTCGCTGGCGAACGCGAAGCGCTTCTACCCGCACCAGAACGACACGGGCGGGTTCTTCGCGGCGAAACTCACGCTATGA
- a CDS encoding DUF7122 family protein, with protein sequence MRGNDSTQFDRLPETAADREVEGRPSREAVVEWWTDRFGLDASIFEGYTFWEKGAGRVWALPANPELPVPVEALGLNVLRTRQEHWKPTTAGVQRFCRDATRNVVELNREQAERFLAGDDQELDWDGDWGYLVAAHDIADGLEPIGVGLFTYGSLQSMVPKGRRREF encoded by the coding sequence ATGAGAGGAAACGACAGCACGCAGTTCGACCGCCTCCCCGAGACGGCCGCCGACCGCGAGGTCGAGGGCCGCCCCAGTCGGGAGGCAGTGGTGGAGTGGTGGACGGATCGGTTCGGGCTGGACGCGTCGATATTCGAGGGGTACACGTTCTGGGAGAAGGGCGCGGGGCGCGTGTGGGCGCTGCCGGCGAACCCGGAGCTGCCCGTTCCGGTGGAAGCGCTGGGGTTGAACGTTCTCCGGACGCGCCAGGAGCACTGGAAGCCGACGACCGCGGGCGTTCAGCGGTTCTGCCGGGACGCCACGCGGAACGTCGTGGAACTGAACCGCGAGCAGGCGGAGCGGTTCCTCGCGGGCGACGACCAGGAACTCGACTGGGACGGCGACTGGGGCTACCTCGTCGCCGCGCACGACATCGCGGACGGACTCGAACCAATCGGCGTCGGCCTGTTCACGTACGGGTCGCTTCAGTCGATGGTGCCGAAGGGCCGTCGCCGCGAGTTCTAG
- a CDS encoding M23 family metallopeptidase, translating into MVKFDPGSLFYLGFLGVPSAFGVGPEWPEVFMLFFLFGLWPLVAPLLAGGDRGRSARFLLSQVLFELLPWRLAASLAQLAGQLAPLVRYRGRFPDAESYEQSVRLTLPFEGSWTAVNGGVTRDTSHSWELLAQRYAYDFLRERDGATHEGDGADCADYHCFGEPVVAPAPGTVVRATDGIRDFPRPGTGWTEWRTWDIRGNHVVLDHGNGEYSLLAHLQEDSVCVSVGDEVERGERLGACGNSGNSTEPHIHYQLQDTPNFFLAAGLPPTFSDFERERDGDRERVAAGYVTAPATVAPRTRGDGPSAPSTEATRT; encoded by the coding sequence ATGGTGAAGTTCGATCCCGGGTCGCTGTTCTACCTCGGATTCCTCGGCGTCCCGTCCGCGTTCGGTGTCGGCCCGGAGTGGCCGGAGGTGTTCATGCTGTTCTTCCTCTTCGGGTTGTGGCCGCTCGTCGCGCCACTGCTCGCGGGCGGCGACCGCGGACGCTCCGCGCGCTTCCTGCTCTCCCAGGTACTGTTCGAACTGCTGCCGTGGCGGCTCGCGGCGTCGCTCGCCCAACTCGCCGGCCAGCTCGCGCCCCTCGTCCGCTACCGCGGGCGCTTCCCTGACGCGGAGTCGTACGAGCAGTCCGTCCGCCTCACCCTGCCGTTCGAGGGCTCGTGGACGGCCGTGAACGGCGGCGTCACCCGCGACACCTCGCACTCGTGGGAGCTGCTCGCGCAACGCTACGCGTACGACTTCCTCCGGGAGCGCGACGGCGCGACCCACGAGGGGGACGGCGCGGACTGCGCGGACTACCACTGCTTCGGCGAGCCTGTCGTCGCGCCCGCACCCGGAACGGTCGTCCGCGCGACGGACGGCATTCGGGACTTCCCCCGGCCCGGCACCGGCTGGACGGAGTGGCGGACGTGGGACATCCGCGGGAACCACGTCGTCCTCGACCACGGGAACGGCGAGTACAGCCTGCTCGCCCACCTCCAGGAGGACAGCGTGTGCGTCTCCGTCGGCGACGAGGTCGAGCGCGGCGAGCGCCTCGGCGCGTGCGGGAACTCCGGGAACTCCACGGAACCCCACATCCACTACCAGCTCCAGGACACTCCGAACTTCTTCCTCGCCGCCGGGCTCCCGCCGACGTTCAGCGACTTCGAGCGGGAGCGCGACGGCGACCGGGAACGAGTCGCCGCCGGATACGTCACTGCGCCGGCGACGGTCGCGCCTAGAACTCGCGGCGACGGCCCTTCGGCACCATCGACTGAAGCGACCCGTACGTGA
- a CDS encoding DUF790 family protein, protein MLTKDLLRVSRRGGGYRPRFADADSEPLAARVLGTYQGHVGEPRQALDDALTALERESEDFKLVRGFAALVERDCAFETRADVDPERARRAAFRAAEDVGVVTEREREAALAQAAERLDTDADALDRSLYADRESRQVLTDVDARWTPAELVAQYNLSLAQTALFDATEVRVRTSDPRGLVSAVKRLGLLYEIVKTDSGREVVLTGPDALFRATRRYGTRFARVLRAVVDADDWQLDATIDDRGTEREMTLSSDDPLRAPGVEPVTDVSYDSGVEREFAAAFEGLDLDWTLVREPDLLDAGDRVMIPDFAFEYDHADFRVYFEIMGFWTPEYVEKKLEQLDAVEEELLVAVDESLGAGEDVEVRDHRAIPYTGSVRVKDVVGELRAYEDDLVDAAAAELPDELRPDADVLTLSALADERGVSEDAIERVVFPDHERVGRTLVRPRVLDELANDLDAGMAFSDAEAVLDRYGLSDASAVLAELGYRVAWEGLGGGTLREK, encoded by the coding sequence GTGCTGACGAAAGACCTGCTGCGGGTGTCGCGGCGGGGCGGCGGCTACCGGCCTCGGTTCGCGGACGCGGACAGCGAACCGCTCGCCGCGCGCGTCCTCGGCACCTACCAGGGGCACGTCGGGGAACCCCGGCAGGCGCTCGACGACGCGCTCACCGCCCTCGAACGCGAGAGCGAGGACTTCAAGCTCGTCCGGGGGTTCGCGGCGCTCGTCGAGCGCGATTGCGCGTTCGAGACGCGGGCGGACGTGGACCCGGAGCGCGCCCGCCGCGCCGCGTTCCGCGCCGCCGAGGACGTGGGCGTCGTCACCGAGCGCGAGCGTGAGGCGGCGCTCGCACAGGCCGCGGAGCGCCTCGACACCGACGCGGACGCGCTCGACCGGTCGCTGTACGCCGACCGCGAGTCCCGCCAGGTGCTCACGGACGTGGACGCCCGCTGGACGCCCGCGGAACTCGTGGCGCAGTACAACCTCTCGCTCGCACAGACCGCGCTGTTCGACGCGACGGAGGTGCGAGTGCGGACGAGCGACCCGCGCGGACTCGTCTCCGCCGTGAAGCGCCTCGGGTTGCTGTACGAAATCGTGAAAACCGACAGCGGACGCGAGGTCGTCCTCACGGGGCCGGACGCGCTGTTCCGCGCGACCCGGCGGTACGGCACGCGGTTCGCCAGGGTGCTGCGCGCGGTCGTGGACGCCGACGACTGGCAGCTCGACGCCACCATCGACGACCGCGGCACCGAGCGCGAAATGACGCTGTCGAGCGACGACCCCCTGCGCGCGCCCGGCGTCGAACCCGTGACGGACGTGTCCTACGACAGCGGCGTCGAGCGCGAGTTCGCGGCGGCGTTCGAAGGCCTCGACCTCGACTGGACGCTCGTCCGCGAACCCGACCTGCTCGACGCCGGCGACCGCGTGATGATTCCCGACTTCGCGTTCGAGTACGACCACGCCGACTTCCGCGTCTACTTCGAAATTATGGGGTTCTGGACGCCGGAGTACGTCGAAAAGAAACTGGAGCAGTTGGACGCGGTCGAAGAGGAACTGCTCGTCGCGGTGGACGAGTCGCTCGGCGCGGGCGAGGACGTCGAGGTTCGCGACCACCGCGCGATTCCCTACACGGGGTCGGTGCGCGTGAAGGACGTGGTGGGAGAGCTACGTGCGTACGAGGACGACCTCGTGGACGCGGCGGCCGCCGAGTTGCCCGACGAACTCCGACCGGACGCGGACGTGCTCACGCTCTCGGCGCTCGCGGACGAACGCGGCGTGAGCGAGGACGCCATCGAGCGCGTGGTCTTCCCCGACCACGAGCGCGTGGGTCGGACGCTCGTCCGGCCGCGCGTGCTCGACGAACTTGCGAACGACCTCGACGCCGGGATGGCGTTCAGCGACGCCGAGGCCGTGCTCGACAGGTATGGGCTGTCGGACGCGAGCGCGGTGCTCGCGGAACTCGGCTACCGGGTCGCCTGGGAGGGCCTCGGCGGCGGAACGCTCCGCGAGAAGTAG
- a CDS encoding DEAD/DEAH box helicase family protein — MIRLSFEDGTVRVAGADALDLPGVESDERTDTGRAPAYRYAAIREALDDAGAAYEDDVLRDAPLDVASSYELREYQREAVTAWRDANRRGVLELPTGSGKTVIGVNAIESVGRSALVVVPTIDLLVQWREELDAEFDVPVGQLGGGEQVVEDLTVATYDSAYLRADDLGDRFGLLVLDEVHHLGGEGYRDIGRLFAAPARLGLTATFERPDGAHEVIEDLVGSVVYRLSADDLAGTHLADYDIKRRSVPLTDEERERYEDAQGTFTDYLEASNIQFRSGSDYQELVKRSGSDPAAREALLAKQRAREIVQESENKVRELEGILDRHRGDRVIVFTASTDLVYRLSERYLMPAITHETGASERRRVLDAFRRGDYSRVVTANVLDEGVDVPDANVAVVFAGSGSEREFTQRLGRVLRPKEDGGRALLYELVSEDTAEERVAARRR; from the coding sequence GTGATTCGGCTCTCGTTCGAGGACGGCACGGTGCGCGTGGCGGGCGCGGACGCGCTCGACCTGCCGGGCGTGGAGTCGGACGAGCGAACTGACACCGGCCGCGCGCCCGCGTACCGGTACGCCGCGATTCGGGAGGCCCTGGACGACGCGGGTGCGGCGTACGAGGACGACGTGCTCCGGGACGCGCCGCTTGACGTGGCGTCGTCGTACGAGCTCCGGGAGTACCAGCGCGAGGCCGTCACGGCGTGGCGGGACGCGAACCGCCGGGGCGTGCTCGAACTCCCGACGGGGTCGGGGAAGACCGTCATCGGCGTGAACGCCATCGAGTCCGTCGGGCGGAGCGCGCTGGTGGTCGTGCCGACCATCGACCTGCTCGTGCAGTGGCGCGAGGAACTCGACGCCGAGTTCGACGTTCCGGTGGGCCAACTCGGGGGCGGCGAGCAGGTCGTCGAAGACCTCACGGTGGCGACCTACGATTCGGCGTACCTGCGCGCGGACGACCTCGGCGACCGCTTCGGCCTGCTCGTCCTGGACGAGGTTCACCACCTCGGCGGCGAGGGGTACCGGGACATCGGGCGGCTGTTCGCCGCGCCCGCCCGCCTCGGCCTCACCGCGACGTTCGAGCGGCCGGACGGCGCGCACGAGGTAATCGAAGACCTCGTCGGTTCCGTCGTCTACCGGCTCTCGGCGGACGATTTGGCGGGCACGCACCTCGCGGACTACGACATCAAGCGGCGGTCGGTTCCGCTCACCGACGAGGAGCGCGAGCGCTACGAGGACGCACAGGGAACGTTCACGGACTACCTGGAGGCGTCGAACATCCAGTTCCGGTCGGGCAGCGACTATCAGGAACTCGTGAAGCGCTCGGGGAGCGACCCCGCGGCCCGCGAGGCGCTGTTGGCGAAACAGCGCGCCCGCGAAATCGTCCAGGAGTCCGAGAACAAGGTACGGGAGCTGGAAGGGATTCTCGACCGCCACCGCGGGGACAGAGTCATCGTGTTCACGGCCTCGACCGACCTCGTCTATCGGTTGAGCGAGCGCTACCTGATGCCCGCCATCACGCACGAGACAGGCGCGTCGGAGCGGCGGCGCGTCCTCGACGCGTTCCGGCGCGGCGACTACTCGCGGGTGGTGACGGCGAACGTGCTGGACGAGGGCGTGGACGTGCCGGACGCGAACGTCGCGGTGGTGTTCGCGGGGTCGGGGAGCGAACGCGAGTTCACCCAGCGGCTCGGGCGCGTGCTCCGCCCGAAAGAGGACGGCGGGCGGGCGTTGCTCTACGAACTCGTCTCCGAGGACACGGCGGAAGAACGCGTGGCTGCGCGGCGGCGCTAG
- a CDS encoding nucleotide exchange factor GrpE, with translation MSDEEATSADETVEAGRDAPEPALAERVAEYDDALAAEVEALEAEADELRAETADLEAEVEELEERAQRVQADFQNYKKRAKKKQAQIEERATEGLVEDLLDVRDNLARALEEDTDDTESLREGVEMTLSEFDRVLENEGVEEIAPDPGTDVDANRHEVMMRVESDQSAGTVVDLYRPGYEMGGKVLRPAQVTVADE, from the coding sequence ATGAGTGACGAGGAAGCCACCAGCGCCGACGAGACGGTCGAGGCGGGCCGAGATGCGCCCGAGCCGGCGCTCGCGGAGCGCGTGGCCGAGTACGACGACGCGTTGGCCGCCGAGGTCGAGGCGCTCGAAGCGGAGGCCGACGAACTCCGCGCGGAGACCGCCGACCTCGAAGCGGAGGTCGAGGAGTTGGAGGAGCGCGCACAGCGCGTGCAGGCGGACTTCCAGAACTACAAGAAGCGCGCGAAGAAGAAGCAGGCGCAGATAGAGGAGCGCGCGACCGAAGGCCTCGTGGAGGACTTGCTGGACGTGCGGGACAACCTCGCGCGAGCGCTCGAAGAGGACACGGACGACACCGAGTCGCTCCGGGAGGGCGTGGAGATGACGCTCTCCGAGTTCGACCGCGTGCTCGAAAACGAGGGCGTCGAGGAAATCGCGCCCGACCCCGGGACGGACGTGGACGCGAACCGCCACGAGGTGATGATGCGAGTCGAGAGCGACCAGTCCGCGGGGACGGTCGTCGACCTCTATCGGCCCGGCTACGAGATGGGCGGGAAGGTGTTGCGGCCCGCGCAGGTCACCGTCGCGGACGAGTAG
- the dnaK gene encoding molecular chaperone DnaK, whose protein sequence is MASEKILGIDLGTTNSAFAVMEGGDPEIIVNSEGDRTTPSVVAFDDGERLIGKPAKNQAVQNPDQTIASIKRHMGEDDYTVELDGEEYTPEQVSAMILQKIKRDAEDYLGDDIEKAVITVPAYFNDRQRQATKDAGEIAGFEVERIINEPTAASMAYGFNEGDEKTILVYDLGGGTFDVSVLEMAEGYHEVLATNGDNDLGGDDWDEAIIEWLADEFEDEHGIDLRDDRQSLQRLKDAAEEAKIELSSRKETTINLPFITATDSGPVHLEKDLTRAKFESLTSDLIERTVGPTEQALADADLTKDDIDEVVLVGGSTRMPQVQEKVEELAGQEPKKNVNPDEAVALGAAVQGGVLSGEVDDIVLLDVTPLSLGIEVKGGLFERLIEKNTTIPTEASKVFTTAADNQTSVQIRVFQGEREIAEENELLGAFQLSGIPPAPAGTPQIEVTFNIDADGIVNVEAEDQGSGNKEDITIEGGAGLSDDEIERMQEEAEKHEEEDEERRKHIEARNEAESAVQRANKLLDENDELVDDDTREDVEAAISDVEDVLDDEDASTEDLESATEDLTETLQEIGKQAYQQQAQAGAAGGAGAGMGGMGGQAGPGGMGAEGGDGEEFVDADFEDVEDDEPQDEDN, encoded by the coding sequence ATGGCTAGCGAGAAAATTCTCGGTATCGACCTCGGTACCACGAACAGCGCGTTCGCCGTGATGGAGGGAGGCGACCCCGAAATCATCGTGAACTCTGAGGGCGACCGCACCACGCCCTCCGTCGTCGCGTTCGACGACGGCGAACGCCTCATCGGCAAACCCGCGAAGAACCAGGCCGTCCAGAACCCCGACCAGACCATCGCGTCCATCAAGCGCCACATGGGCGAGGACGACTACACGGTCGAACTCGACGGCGAGGAGTACACGCCCGAGCAGGTGTCGGCGATGATCCTCCAGAAGATAAAGCGCGACGCCGAGGACTACCTCGGCGACGACATCGAGAAAGCCGTCATCACCGTCCCCGCGTACTTCAACGACCGCCAGCGGCAGGCGACGAAGGACGCCGGCGAAATCGCGGGCTTCGAAGTCGAGCGCATCATCAACGAACCCACCGCCGCCTCGATGGCGTACGGGTTCAACGAGGGCGACGAGAAGACGATTCTCGTCTACGACCTCGGCGGCGGGACGTTCGACGTTTCGGTGCTCGAAATGGCCGAGGGCTACCACGAAGTCCTCGCGACGAACGGCGACAACGACCTCGGCGGCGACGACTGGGACGAAGCCATCATCGAGTGGCTCGCGGACGAGTTCGAGGACGAACACGGCATCGACCTCCGCGACGACCGCCAGAGCCTCCAGCGGCTGAAGGACGCGGCCGAGGAAGCGAAAATCGAACTCAGTAGTCGAAAGGAGACGACCATCAACCTCCCGTTCATCACGGCGACCGACTCCGGGCCCGTCCACCTCGAAAAAGACCTCACGCGGGCGAAGTTCGAATCCCTCACGTCCGACCTCATCGAGCGCACGGTCGGCCCGACGGAGCAGGCGCTCGCTGACGCCGACCTCACCAAGGACGACATCGACGAAGTCGTGCTCGTCGGTGGTTCGACACGGATGCCCCAGGTGCAGGAGAAGGTCGAGGAACTCGCCGGCCAGGAGCCGAAGAAGAACGTCAACCCCGACGAGGCCGTCGCGCTCGGCGCGGCCGTCCAGGGCGGCGTGCTCTCCGGCGAAGTGGACGACATCGTCTTGCTCGACGTGACGCCGCTGAGCCTCGGTATCGAGGTGAAGGGCGGGCTGTTCGAGCGCCTCATCGAGAAGAACACCACCATCCCGACCGAGGCGTCGAAGGTGTTCACCACCGCCGCCGACAACCAGACCTCCGTGCAGATTCGCGTCTTCCAGGGCGAGCGCGAAATCGCCGAGGAGAACGAACTCCTCGGAGCCTTCCAGCTCTCCGGCATCCCGCCCGCGCCCGCCGGCACGCCCCAGATCGAAGTGACGTTCAACATCGACGCCGACGGCATCGTGAACGTCGAAGCCGAAGACCAGGGCTCGGGCAACAAGGAGGACATCACCATCGAGGGCGGGGCCGGTCTCAGCGACGACGAGATCGAGCGCATGCAGGAGGAAGCCGAGAAGCACGAAGAAGAGGACGAGGAACGCCGCAAACACATCGAGGCCCGGAACGAGGCCGAGTCCGCGGTGCAGCGCGCGAACAAACTCCTCGACGAGAACGACGAACTCGTGGACGACGACACCCGCGAGGACGTCGAAGCCGCCATCTCGGACGTGGAGGACGTGCTCGACGACGAGGACGCCAGCACCGAAGACCTCGAATCCGCCACCGAAGACCTGACCGAGACACTCCAGGAAATCGGGAAGCAGGCCTACCAACAGCAGGCGCAGGCCGGCGCGGCCGGCGGCGCGGGCGCTGGTATGGGCGGCATGGGCGGTCAGGCCGGCCCCGGAGGTATGGGCGCTGAAGGCGGCGACGGCGAGGAGTTCGTCGACGCCGACTTCGAGGACGTCGAGGACGACGAACCGCAGGACGAGGACAACTAA